GTGAAGGTTCCTGACTCTTAAACGTTTTTTCTAGCACAAGATTACGCGGCTGATCAGGCGCTTTGAAAAGAGTCCCCATGTTCCCAGCACCAGCAAACGCTTCCCACTCTTTCTTCCCCTGAGTAAACCAAAGGGAAAATGCCTCAGGACTCTGCCTTTCTAACGCTTTCGTTGACAGCTCCTTATTATTGAAGAACCACGTCACATCAGAAACGCTTTGCCGTGCTTTATTCAGCTGCGCTTCATTATTATCTAGCGCAACAAAGGTCTCTTGGTACTGGTTAAGATCCACCATGTAGTTTCGAACGCTTCGCAATTCCAATAGAGAAACATGGTTTTCAGATTTTAAAAGATTCAGGGTGATCTGATTCAGGGTGACAAGACCCGACTGATAGGCTGCTAGCGCCTCTTCAATCGTCTTATTGCTTTTAAGTGCCGTTCCAACTTTGGCTTCAGCAGAGCGAAGTTCTTGTTTCATCGCTTCACTTCCAATACCTAGTGTTGGAGATTTATAACTTTGGATAAGTTTTTCAACATGCTCGCCAAATCCTCTGACCGGATCAGTTGACGGAGATTGAGAAACGGCACGATACTCTGCTTGCAAATCGGTTAGGTTTATCTTCCTTTTTTCAGGAAGAGAATAAATGACAACGCTGTTCTGTCTCTCTTGAGTATCATGAAAAGAGCTGACAACGCTAAATCCCCCCTTAGGGATAGGTGTGCCACTCAAAATAATAAAGCGCTCAGCTGCTTCCCGAACATTTTGCTGCAATGAAGAAAGATTATTAGATAGTTCGTCTTTTCTTTCAGTGAGCTCATGATTTTCATTGAGGAGTTCGAGATAGCGATAGCGAGCCTTAGAGTCGTCACTAAGGCGCTCCTTAAATTTCCCCGTAAAGGTTACTAGGTTGTCATTTTGGGCAATCTTTCGACTATCATCTTTATGAATTAAATCGAGATTGACCAAGTGCTCCACCTGGTGGCTAAACGAAACCTTTCCCCCTTTATCACTCGACAGGTTTTGTACTGTCAGAATGATCAAGATGGCGGCCAATAGAAATAATAAGAACCCACCAGGAAAACGTTTCCTTGGTTCTTGTGGTTTTTCAGGCTGATCCATACGCTTCTTAAATGTATTCTTGAGAGACCGAAAATCTTTCTTCGGCCCTTTAATTTTTTTTATTACTGACATGGAAATTCCTTAGCAACCTAAAAAGTTTCGTTAATTACAAAAATGCCTCAGCACCAAGCTTTAGCAGTCCTCTTATTTTAAATTATTTTCCTTTTTCTGTGTAGAATTATATAAATAATTCACAGTAAAATGGTTAGGTTTTTCCCGGTAAGGCTATCTCCCACAACCTTACCCCCTTTCGTAAAAATTGGGGCCTTATCATAAAAGAAGGAAGGTACATGCTGTGCGGCAAACCACTTCTTCAATTTTCTTTTAAGAAGCGGCTGAATCTCCGAAAGCCTTTTTAAAGAAACACCCTCTTCAATTTTAATCTTTCCCTGCCAAAACTCTCTCCAGTCTCCATTTTCTCCTTCTGTCCAAAGTTCACTTTTTTCAAAAAAGTCAGGAAAGGGATTCTGATAGATGAATAGGTGCGATCGAGTCACTTGAAAAGTTATACTCCCCGCCTGAATCAGGCGAGAACAGCGACGTTCCCTGATAAGTTTCATGAGAACTTCAAGAGCATCGTGCGAAAAGGGAGCCGTCCCCTTTAAGTAATACTTGAGCTCGACAGGATGAATTCCCTGTTCTAACTCAAGGTAAGCTCCAAAAGGACCGTAAATGAGTTTTTTCTCAATCTCTCCCCCTTTCTCTTCAAAATAGTCGGAAAGTTCTTGGCACATTTTTCCAATTCTCGCAAAATTCCCCTCCATTCTCTTTCCAAAAATCTCTTCTAGAGTTGGAAAAAGTGTTTCTCTCATCCTGGAACGGAGGTATTTTGGATCTCGATTCGTGGAGTCTTCAAAGTAGTAAAGCTTCTTCTTGTGAAGGTAAGCCAAAAGGTCTTCCTTTTTTAAGGAAAGGA
The window above is part of the Candidatus Neptunochlamydia sp. REUL1 genome. Proteins encoded here:
- the tilS gene encoding tRNA lysidine(34) synthetase TilS; protein product: MSKEAMYARIVKDFLTLRLKKGATLLLGLSGGPDSMALLHFLMEAKKELDFSLHVAHVDHGWREESGREAEALRQIAESHSLPFYLHRLEEMEGGDLENRSRNERLNFFRTLHSKHHYQALLLAHHSSDQAETVFKRVAEGAGLRGLGGLYTERSIENLSIWRPLLSLKKEDLLAYLHKKKLYYFEDSTNRDPKYLRSRMRETLFPTLEEIFGKRMEGNFARIGKMCQELSDYFEEKGGEIEKKLIYGPFGAYLELEQGIHPVELKYYLKGTAPFSHDALEVLMKLIRERRCSRLIQAGSITFQVTRSHLFIYQNPFPDFFEKSELWTEGENGDWREFWQGKIKIEEGVSLKRLSEIQPLLKRKLKKWFAAQHVPSFFYDKAPIFTKGGKVVGDSLTGKNLTILL